The Opitutales bacterium ASA1 genome window below encodes:
- a CDS encoding segregation/condensation protein A, producing the protein MVAETDPRIRLPVFEGPLDLLLFLIRKSEIDVYDIPIETVLRQYLSVLRTMTDLQLEIAGDFFVMAATLMEIKSRMLLPRDQQAVDPETEDGEPVDPRWDLVHQLLQYKRFKEAAGRLGELVDDQQNSIARDSIPGWTAPAEDRPLAGSDRIALWGVFNAVLRRLAEQIVVGEINDEHVTIVDQMELILGRIDREKEFLFSTLFTGPVSLRALVVTFLAVLELTRLKKLRVRQDTAFGDIQCLAWIEDIPLESPAP; encoded by the coding sequence GTGGTGGCCGAAACCGATCCCCGCATCCGCCTGCCCGTCTTCGAGGGCCCGCTCGATCTGCTGCTCTTCCTCATCCGCAAGAGCGAGATCGACGTCTACGACATCCCCATCGAGACGGTGCTGCGTCAGTATCTCTCGGTGCTGCGCACGATGACCGATCTCCAACTCGAGATCGCCGGCGACTTCTTCGTCATGGCCGCGACGCTCATGGAGATCAAAAGCCGGATGCTCCTGCCGCGCGATCAGCAGGCCGTCGATCCCGAGACCGAAGACGGCGAACCGGTCGACCCACGTTGGGATCTCGTCCACCAACTACTCCAATACAAACGCTTCAAGGAAGCCGCCGGCCGCCTCGGCGAACTCGTCGACGACCAGCAAAACTCGATCGCACGCGACTCGATCCCCGGCTGGACCGCGCCGGCCGAAGACCGTCCCCTCGCCGGCTCCGACCGCATCGCGCTTTGGGGCGTGTTCAACGCTGTCCTGCGCCGCCTCGCCGAGCAGATCGTCGTCGGCGAAATCAACGACGAGCACGTCACGATCGTCGACCAGATGGAACTCATCCTCGGCCGCATCGACCGCGAGAAGGAGTTCCTCTTCAGCACGCTGTTCACTGGTCCGGTCTCGCTCCGCGCCCTCGTCGTGACGTTTCTCGCGGTGCTCGAACTGACCCGCCTCAAGAAGCTGCGCGTGCGCCAAGACACGGCGTTCGGCGACATCCAGTGCCTCGCATGGATCGAGGATATTCCACTTGAGTCCCCTGCCCCCTGA
- the trxA_2 gene encoding thioredoxin — protein MASNIENLTNSNFQPTITAAATPVLVDFWAPWCGPCKQIAPVLEELAGEMSGKVKICKVDVDDNSELAAQYSIRAIPTMLVFKGGKMVEQIVGLVSKADLKNRLEKHA, from the coding sequence ATGGCCTCGAACATCGAAAACCTCACCAACTCGAACTTCCAACCCACCATCACCGCGGCCGCGACGCCCGTGTTGGTCGATTTCTGGGCCCCGTGGTGCGGCCCTTGCAAACAGATCGCACCCGTCCTCGAGGAACTCGCCGGTGAGATGTCCGGCAAGGTGAAGATCTGCAAGGTCGACGTGGACGACAACTCCGAGCTGGCCGCGCAGTACAGCATCCGCGCCATCCCCACGATGCTCGTCTTCAAGGGCGGCAAGATGGTCGAGCAGATCGTCGGTCTCGTGAGCAAGGCCGACCTCAAGAACCGCCTCGAAAAGCACGCCTGA
- a CDS encoding HupE/UreJ family protein — translation MKLDPTLPARVRLGGFATAILVALAVLLIAQNPSAHAHQPGTSSILLKVEDSGILSGEVHVADVDLASIELMLRERARRSGASDTAAAAIGEQPYALAARLPWLVLEVDGRLVPFRPGPPEVAVTDERVHTMVRIQSMDTISTDGTLAVEYDDFFSFDPQHKVVTSLERAGTTQVGLLSYEKPRWTVEIAGQATFDQFLQLTWEGVWHIWIGIDHILFLLALLLPAVLRYEDGAWRPAGNFREALINVFKVVTAFTVAHSITLSLAALEIVTLPGKFVESVIAFSVLLAAANNIWPLVHDRAWMVAFGFGLIHGFGFANVLADLSLPAGTLAIALLSFNLGVELGQLAIVAVFFPIAFALRAHALYQPLKLRAGSAVIAVIAVGWIVQRVFELEVLPF, via the coding sequence ATGAAACTCGATCCGACCCTTCCCGCTCGCGTTCGGCTCGGAGGCTTCGCGACTGCGATTCTCGTCGCCCTCGCGGTCCTCCTCATCGCGCAAAATCCGTCCGCGCACGCCCACCAACCGGGCACGAGCTCCATTCTGCTGAAGGTCGAGGACTCCGGAATTCTCTCGGGAGAAGTCCACGTCGCCGACGTCGATCTCGCATCGATCGAACTGATGTTGCGCGAACGCGCCCGCCGCAGTGGCGCTTCGGATACAGCCGCCGCGGCAATCGGCGAGCAACCTTACGCCCTCGCCGCCCGTTTGCCTTGGCTCGTGCTCGAAGTGGATGGCCGCCTCGTCCCTTTCCGGCCCGGCCCGCCGGAAGTGGCGGTCACCGACGAGCGCGTCCACACCATGGTCCGCATCCAGTCCATGGATACGATTTCCACCGACGGCACCCTCGCGGTGGAGTACGACGATTTCTTCTCCTTCGATCCGCAGCACAAGGTCGTGACCAGCCTCGAGCGGGCCGGCACGACACAGGTCGGCCTGCTCTCCTACGAGAAACCACGCTGGACGGTCGAGATCGCGGGGCAAGCGACCTTCGACCAGTTTCTCCAGCTCACGTGGGAAGGCGTGTGGCACATCTGGATCGGCATCGACCACATCCTCTTCCTGCTCGCTCTCTTGCTGCCCGCCGTACTGCGTTACGAAGACGGCGCGTGGCGCCCAGCCGGAAACTTCCGCGAAGCTCTGATCAACGTCTTCAAGGTCGTTACCGCGTTCACCGTGGCCCACTCGATCACGCTCAGTCTGGCGGCGCTGGAGATCGTCACCCTGCCCGGAAAGTTCGTCGAGTCGGTGATCGCGTTCTCGGTCTTGCTCGCCGCCGCGAACAACATCTGGCCCCTCGTGCACGATCGGGCGTGGATGGTGGCGTTCGGCTTCGGCCTGATCCACGGCTTCGGCTTCGCCAACGTGCTCGCCGACCTTTCCCTGCCCGCCGGCACGCTCGCGATCGCGCTGCTCAGCTTCAACCTCGGCGTGGAACTCGGGCAACTCGCCATCGTCGCCGTGTTCTTCCCCATCGCCTTCGCCCTGCGGGCGCACGCGCTCTACCAACCGCTCAAGTTGCGGGCCGGTTCCGCCGTGATCGCGGTGATCGCGGTCGGATGGATCGTCCAACGCGTGTTCGAACTGGAAGTCCTCCCGTTCTGA
- a CDS encoding RsmB/NOP family class I SAM-dependent RNA methyltransferase — MTGQSRILDNQRRTVLELISIMERRLRPGVPFLAELRGTMGQHRGLGSRDRRIYRELVFSWLRFREWFDEVRRDDPFAGVDLLVALSADTPDLAAWQTQLGVPPGLPQRPWPQIEAALAQLHPNRTFALRDLLPKWFELHCPPLFEPAETIVQLRRPPFWLRAQRGTAAELVRELTVAKIDAVVETSLPGAVRVLAYVDLEEHPIVTSGQAEIQDIGSQALVLMAAPAAGSRWLDFCAGAGGKTLQLASAVGSGGHVTAHDVRRDALMETKRRVVRAGLKNVLIEPVLPDPGAKVYDGVFVDAPCSATGTWRRHPFLRHQTTPAVVNRYVQEQVRLLDRASLCVAPAGSLVYATCSLSQHENRGVLAAFLRTHRDFEMVAPTYNPGLPAEPSGAVTIMPSSLDSDGYFLACMRRKP, encoded by the coding sequence ATGACAGGCCAGTCCCGTATTCTCGACAACCAGCGCCGCACCGTGCTCGAACTGATTTCGATCATGGAACGTCGGCTGCGCCCCGGCGTGCCGTTTCTCGCCGAACTGCGCGGCACGATGGGGCAACACCGCGGCTTGGGTTCACGCGACCGGCGCATCTACCGCGAATTGGTCTTCAGTTGGTTGCGTTTCCGCGAGTGGTTCGACGAGGTGCGCCGCGACGATCCCTTCGCCGGGGTCGACCTTCTGGTGGCGTTGAGCGCCGACACGCCCGATCTCGCCGCGTGGCAGACGCAACTCGGCGTGCCTCCGGGTCTCCCGCAAAGGCCGTGGCCGCAAATCGAGGCCGCCCTCGCCCAACTGCACCCGAACCGGACGTTTGCCCTGCGCGATCTGCTGCCGAAGTGGTTCGAGCTGCATTGCCCGCCGTTGTTCGAACCGGCCGAGACGATCGTGCAGTTGCGTCGTCCGCCCTTTTGGTTGCGCGCCCAGCGCGGCACCGCCGCCGAACTCGTCCGTGAGCTCACCGTCGCGAAGATCGACGCCGTGGTCGAGACCTCGCTTCCCGGTGCCGTCCGCGTGCTCGCTTACGTCGACCTCGAAGAACACCCGATCGTCACTTCGGGGCAGGCCGAGATTCAGGACATCGGTTCGCAAGCGCTCGTGCTCATGGCCGCACCAGCGGCGGGTTCGCGCTGGCTCGACTTCTGTGCCGGTGCGGGTGGAAAAACTCTCCAACTCGCGTCCGCCGTCGGTTCCGGCGGACACGTCACCGCCCACGACGTGCGTCGCGATGCGCTGATGGAAACGAAACGCCGCGTCGTGCGCGCCGGCCTCAAGAACGTCCTCATCGAACCCGTCCTCCCTGACCCCGGCGCCAAGGTCTACGACGGCGTGTTCGTCGACGCTCCCTGCAGCGCCACCGGCACGTGGCGGCGGCATCCTTTCCTGCGGCATCAAACGACTCCCGCCGTGGTCAATCGTTACGTGCAGGAACAGGTCCGCCTCCTCGACCGCGCCTCGCTCTGCGTCGCACCGGCGGGAAGTCTCGTCTACGCCACCTGCTCGCTCAGCCAACACGAGAACCGCGGCGTGCTCGCCGCGTTCCTCCGTACGCACCGCGACTTCGAGATGGTCGCCCCAACGTACAACCCCGGACTACCCGCCGAACCGTCGGGCGCGGTCACGATCATGCCGTCGTCGCTCGACAGCGACGGCTACTTCCTCGCCTGCATGCGGCGCAAACCCTGA